One Paenisporosarcina sp. FSL H8-0542 genomic region harbors:
- a CDS encoding AraC family transcriptional regulator translates to MNLNELRYLSKALAKSTSASVRLYQRENQVYYYSIYPMNPDPFLLYEKNMLQSEHIAGIITTDLFQFYGYVSLDDDYRIVIGPSSILTKDKNKLDNLLFLLDVKEKYHEEYIGKLKCAPSISAERIGWLLSFIASTINKNPLFVEDVFVETKSENHQEDIMNSSTQNTLFFSGEKESGTLFIDNYQNEKMLLFYIKNGQPDALKELFSAFPKIKAGTMANDTLRQLKNMGISCATVASRSSIEGGLNVQTAFQLSDLYIQKLEMLRNAASIYPLIKQMLLEFAERTKQVKYNCNSSSKLFLKCANYVSINLFNNIKIEEIAAEFGISRSRLSSQFHKQTGITLTQYILQEKILESQRLLQFTNKSNAEIALHLAFSSQSHFQTVFKKYTGITPNRFRNAKSDL, encoded by the coding sequence ATGAATTTAAATGAATTAAGATATTTAAGTAAAGCACTTGCCAAATCCACAAGTGCTTCTGTCAGACTCTACCAAAGAGAAAATCAAGTCTACTACTACTCGATATACCCCATGAATCCGGATCCTTTTCTGCTTTATGAGAAAAACATGCTACAGTCTGAGCATATTGCCGGTATCATTACTACCGACTTGTTTCAATTTTATGGTTATGTTTCATTGGATGATGATTATCGAATTGTGATAGGTCCATCTTCCATTTTAACGAAAGACAAAAATAAATTAGATAACCTTTTATTTTTATTGGATGTAAAAGAAAAATATCATGAAGAATATATTGGTAAACTGAAGTGCGCCCCCTCTATTTCTGCCGAACGTATAGGATGGCTCCTTTCCTTTATTGCTTCCACTATCAATAAGAATCCACTTTTTGTAGAAGACGTATTTGTAGAAACAAAATCAGAAAATCATCAAGAGGATATTATGAATAGCAGTACGCAGAATACATTATTTTTTTCTGGTGAAAAAGAATCCGGTACTCTTTTTATCGATAACTATCAAAATGAAAAAATGCTATTGTTCTATATAAAAAATGGTCAGCCTGACGCTTTAAAAGAATTATTCAGTGCCTTTCCAAAAATAAAGGCTGGAACAATGGCCAATGATACCTTGCGCCAACTTAAGAACATGGGAATTTCCTGCGCTACCGTAGCTTCTCGGTCCTCAATCGAAGGGGGATTAAATGTCCAGACTGCATTCCAATTATCTGATTTGTATATTCAAAAGTTGGAAATGCTTCGCAATGCTGCATCCATATACCCATTAATCAAGCAAATGTTATTAGAGTTTGCCGAACGTACAAAACAGGTAAAATATAATTGCAATAGCTCTTCTAAATTATTTTTAAAATGTGCAAATTATGTTTCCATAAATTTGTTTAACAATATCAAGATTGAAGAAATAGCTGCCGAATTCGGAATATCACGCTCCCGTTTGAGTAGTCAGTTTCATAAGCAAACCGGTATTACCTTAACACAATATATTTTGCAAGAAAAAATTTTAGAATCTCAGCGCTTACTGCAGTTTACTAACAAAAGTAATGCTGAAATTGCATTACATCTGGCTTTTTCCTCGCAAAGTCATTTTCAAACAGTATTTAAAAAATATACCGGCATAACCCCAAACAGATTTAGGAACGCAAAATCAGATTTATAA